From the Lolium rigidum isolate FL_2022 chromosome 2, APGP_CSIRO_Lrig_0.1, whole genome shotgun sequence genome, one window contains:
- the LOC124690241 gene encoding probable inactive leucine-rich repeat receptor kinase XIAO, which yields MLKWSDKAGCQEKATYVLMVPAHRSYGDRVAMAETGATSTLVGAVLAQNRSTMIRVDKGKQAHTARIDPSMATAATLLLVEVMLLLLLLLVLQPAAAAVSAPATFPGDRAALASLKSAVDAATIPAYSCLASWDFARDPCTSFPCGVHCYTPPNSSYQRVAGVALDPAGYSGTLPAPVFASLPFLQTVSLRDNRFHGALPAGTPLPPGLHVLDLSGNAFSGEIPWSLFTAASSLQELDLSRNAFTGPVPPQLASLGALTRLELQDNGLAGPLPPMGRMRSLAHLDLSGNALSGPPLDALPRQVVSVVARNNTLSGPLQAAAFHGLPAMQVLDLTGNALTGAVPGAAFEHPALEQLRLGSNRLGAVEEASGGGASSQLVEVDLSDNKITGRLPMCLGAMPRLAMVGLDRNRFVGGVPHTYATRISGEEVTNGMVPFAKLTLQGNYLCGALPRLMRQIKESGATLSLADNCLLKCPRKFFFCQGLRQKDHATCPKCEP from the exons ATGCTCAAATGGTCCGACAAGGCTGGATGCCAGGAGAAGGCCACGTACGTGCTGATGGTCCCGGCGCACCGGAGCTACGGCGACCGTGTAGCGATGGCTGAGACTGGCGCCACGTCCACGCTCGTGGGCGCAGTGCTGGCGCAGAACCGTTCAACGATGATCCGCGTGGACAAGGGCAAGCAG GCACACACCGCGAGGATCGATCCATCCATGGCCACTGCTGCAACCCTCCTACTCGTAGAAGtaatgctgctcctcctcctcctgctcgtgcTCCAGCCCGCGGCGGCCGCGGTGTCTGCTCCGGCCACCTTCCCGGGAGACAGGGCCGCTCTGGCGTCCCTCAAATCCGCCGTGGACGCGGCGACCATCCCGGCCTACTCCTGCCTCGCGTCGTGGGACTTCGCCCGCGACCCATGCACAAGCTTCCCCTGCGGCGTCCACTGCTACACGCCCCCCAACTCCTCCTACCAGCGCGTCGCCGGCGTCGCCCTCGACCCCGCGGGGTACTCCGGCACGCTCCCGGCGCCCGTCTTCGCCTCGCTACCTTTCCTACAGACCGTTTCCCTCCGCGACAACCGCTTCCACGGCGCGCTGCCGGCCgggacgccgctgccgccgggccTGCACGTCCTCGACCTCTCCGGTAACGCCTTCTCCGGCGAGATACCATGGTCGCTCTTCACCGCCGCCTCGTCGCTGCAAGAGCtcgacctctcccgcaacgcgttCACCGGCCCGGTACCGCCGCAGCTCGCCTCGTTAGGCGCGTTGACGAGGCTGGAGCTGCAGGACAACGGCCTCGCCGGACCCCTGCCGCCGATGGGCAGGATGCGCTCGCTCGCCCACCTTGACCTGAGCGGCAACGCGCTTTCCGGCCCGCCGCTGGACGCGCTGCCGCGGCAGGTCGTCTCCGTTGTGGCGCGCAATAACACTCTCTCCGGGCCGTTGCAAGCCGCGGCCTTCCACGGTCTTCCCGCAATGCAGGTCCTGGACCTCACGGGCAATGCGCTGACCGGCGCGGTCCCCGGCGCCGCGTTCGAGCACCCGGCGCTGGAGCAGCTGCGCCTGGGCTCCAACCGGCTCGGCGCGGTCGAGGAggcgtccggcggcggcgcgtccagCCAGCTCGTCGAGGTGGACCTCAGCGACAACAAGATCACCGGTCGTCTGCCCATGTGTCTCGGGGCGATGCCGCGTCTCGCGATGGTGGGGCTCGACCGGAACCGGTTCGTCGGAGGCGTGCCGCACACGTACGCCACTCGGATCTCGGGGGAGGAGGTCACGAACGGGATGGTGCCGTTCGCGAAGCTGACGCTGCAGGGGAACTATCTATGCGGAGCCCTGCCGAGGCTGATGAGGCAGATCAAGGAGAGCGGCGCGACACTGAGTCTAGCCGATAACTGCTTGCTCAAGTGTCCACGCAAGTTCTTCTTCTGCCAAGGGCTCCGGCAGAAAGACCATGCCACGTGTCCCAAGTGCGAACCATGA